The following are encoded together in the Roseobacter denitrificans OCh 114 genome:
- a CDS encoding lytic transglycosylase domain-containing protein: MQVIRRLFISLLLVLLTALPVSADRPRPLGWALDAARNGNWQAAAQIAARDGQVAADVIEWMRLRDGLGTYDEVAAFLERRPDWPGERYLRRQSETTLMAQSDDRVIAFFEETPPQSPQSALRFAKALKARQRTEEAEAIITGAWRNMPMGASDQAEYIAAHGRILTAHHDARLDSMLWQGAVGNARRMFDLASKGAIAAAKARLALREETPGVDTLIAAVPASNAKDGGLQYERFMWRIRKGRRDDAKELMLATSVSADRLGRPEAWSNRRRALARFEMRNGSAERAYELASRHFLTGGSAYSDLEWLAGYIALQKLKEPQTALKHFENHDAAVRSPISKGRAGYWRGRAYEAMGNVAAADQAYASAAQYQTSFYGLLAAERAGLPFDIELAVSEPETDWRSSDLARTPLFEAGLLLQASGELNLAERFWTHLAESLDAQNGALLAKAAVDAGQPHLAVMIGKRLAQRAIVIPYGYYALHPLAERALPMAPEMLLAIARRESEFDPRVQSGVGARGLMQIMPRTGTEVARKLGRAAEHSTERLISDPVYNAELGAAYLATLARRFSGNVIMMSAGYNAGPSRPDQWMDVYGDPRRGDVDIVDWIEHIPFRETRNYVMRVSESLPIYRAQLGKNPLPIPFSKELTGSTLLDYAPKGE, from the coding sequence ATGCAAGTGATCAGGCGTTTATTCATCAGTCTTTTACTGGTTTTGCTCACCGCTTTACCTGTGTCCGCCGACAGACCGCGCCCACTGGGGTGGGCATTGGATGCGGCGCGCAACGGGAATTGGCAGGCTGCAGCGCAGATCGCGGCACGCGATGGGCAAGTGGCCGCTGATGTCATTGAATGGATGCGCCTGCGCGATGGGCTTGGCACCTATGATGAGGTGGCGGCATTCCTTGAACGTCGTCCTGACTGGCCGGGCGAGCGGTATTTGAGGCGGCAATCCGAAACCACGCTGATGGCGCAAAGCGATGACCGGGTGATCGCATTTTTCGAGGAAACACCTCCGCAATCGCCTCAAAGCGCGTTGCGTTTCGCAAAGGCCCTCAAAGCGCGCCAACGCACCGAAGAGGCGGAGGCCATCATCACAGGCGCGTGGCGCAACATGCCGATGGGTGCTTCGGATCAGGCGGAATACATTGCCGCTCACGGGCGCATTTTGACGGCGCATCACGACGCACGCCTTGATTCGATGCTCTGGCAAGGCGCTGTCGGAAATGCGCGCAGGATGTTTGATCTGGCCTCGAAAGGGGCGATTGCAGCAGCCAAGGCGCGGCTGGCCCTGCGCGAAGAGACCCCCGGCGTCGATACCCTGATCGCGGCTGTGCCGGCCAGCAACGCAAAGGATGGTGGCCTGCAGTATGAGCGGTTCATGTGGCGCATCCGCAAAGGTCGCCGCGATGATGCCAAGGAGTTGATGCTGGCCACCTCGGTCAGTGCCGACCGTTTGGGCCGCCCCGAAGCATGGTCGAATCGCAGACGTGCACTGGCGCGGTTTGAAATGCGAAACGGCAGCGCCGAACGGGCATATGAACTGGCGTCGCGGCATTTTCTGACAGGCGGGTCTGCCTATTCCGATCTGGAGTGGTTGGCGGGCTACATCGCCTTGCAAAAGCTGAAGGAACCGCAGACCGCCCTGAAACACTTTGAAAACCATGATGCGGCTGTGCGCTCACCAATATCGAAGGGACGCGCGGGGTATTGGCGTGGTCGCGCCTATGAAGCCATGGGCAATGTCGCAGCAGCTGATCAGGCCTACGCGTCTGCTGCGCAATACCAAACATCTTTCTATGGTTTGCTCGCGGCAGAGCGGGCAGGGCTTCCCTTCGACATTGAACTCGCCGTTTCCGAACCGGAAACGGATTGGCGCAGTTCGGATCTTGCAAGAACACCCTTGTTCGAAGCCGGTTTGCTCTTGCAAGCCTCAGGGGAGCTCAATCTCGCTGAACGGTTCTGGACACATCTTGCGGAGAGCCTCGATGCGCAAAACGGCGCGTTACTGGCCAAGGCCGCCGTTGATGCCGGGCAGCCGCACCTGGCCGTCATGATTGGCAAACGCCTTGCCCAGCGGGCCATCGTCATACCCTACGGTTACTACGCCTTGCACCCGCTGGCAGAGCGCGCTCTGCCGATGGCACCCGAAATGTTGCTGGCAATTGCCCGCCGGGAAAGCGAGTTCGACCCCCGCGTCCAAAGCGGCGTAGGCGCAAGGGGACTGATGCAAATCATGCCCCGCACCGGCACTGAAGTTGCCCGCAAACTCGGACGCGCCGCAGAACATAGCACGGAACGTCTGATCTCGGACCCGGTCTATAATGCCGAGTTGGGTGCGGCCTATCTGGCAACGCTGGCGCGACGGTTCTCGGGCAATGTGATCATGATGTCGGCGGGGTACAACGCTGGTCCCAGCCGACCGGACCAATGGATGGACGTTTACGGTGATCCGCGTCGCGGTGATGTGGATATCGTGGATTGGATCGAACACATTCCGTTTCGCGAAACGCGCAACTATGTCATGCGTGTCTCGGAAAGCTTACCGATCTACCGCGCCCAGCTAGGAAAAAATCCGCTTCCCATTCCCTTCAGCAAGGAACTGACGGGGTCGACCCTATTAGACTACGCACCGAAAGGAGAGTGA
- the dapA gene encoding 4-hydroxy-tetrahydrodipicolinate synthase has translation MFKGSMPALVTPFRNGELDLETLKKLVEWHIGEGSNGLVPVGTTGESPTLTHKEHEVVVEEVVKAAAGRVPVIAGAGSNNTLEAIRLVRHAEAVGADAALVVTPYYNKPTQSGLIAHFTALHDCADLPIIIYNIPGRSVVDMSPETMGKLAELPRIIGVKDATGDLARVCDQRSTCGPDFMQLSGEDATAHGFNAQGGVGCISVTANVAPKLLSQMQAACLAGDYATALSIQDRLMPLHKAIFIEPGLVGVKYAMSQLDLCSEEVRLPLTALSDETRALVDAGLRHAGLMN, from the coding sequence ATGTTCAAAGGTTCTATGCCTGCCCTCGTCACGCCGTTTCGGAACGGCGAGCTGGATCTGGAAACGCTTAAAAAGCTGGTGGAATGGCACATCGGTGAGGGCAGCAACGGTCTGGTACCGGTCGGTACAACCGGTGAAAGCCCGACACTGACGCACAAGGAACATGAGGTCGTCGTCGAAGAAGTGGTCAAGGCTGCGGCAGGCCGTGTTCCCGTGATTGCCGGTGCCGGGTCCAACAACACGCTTGAGGCGATCCGCCTTGTGCGCCATGCGGAGGCCGTCGGTGCGGATGCCGCGCTCGTGGTGACGCCCTATTACAACAAGCCCACGCAATCAGGATTGATTGCGCATTTCACGGCGCTGCATGACTGCGCGGATCTGCCGATCATTATCTATAATATTCCGGGCCGCTCAGTCGTGGATATGAGCCCGGAAACCATGGGTAAACTGGCCGAACTGCCGCGCATCATCGGCGTCAAGGACGCGACAGGTGATCTGGCGCGTGTCTGCGATCAGCGCAGCACCTGTGGCCCGGATTTCATGCAGCTCTCCGGTGAAGACGCAACAGCGCACGGGTTTAATGCACAAGGCGGCGTTGGTTGCATTTCGGTGACGGCGAATGTTGCGCCCAAACTGTTGAGTCAGATGCAGGCGGCGTGTCTGGCCGGTGATTATGCAACCGCGCTGAGCATTCAGGACCGGTTGATGCCCCTGCACAAGGCGATCTTTATCGAACCCGGCCTTGTGGGGGTCAAATATGCGATGTCACAGCTTGATCTGTGTTCGGAAGAGGTACGCCTGCCGCTGACGGCCTTGTCCGATGAAACCCGCGCACTGGTCGATGCGGGGCTGAGGCATGCCGGTCTGATGAACTAG
- a CDS encoding dimethyl sulfoxide reductase anchor subunit family protein, with the protein MHPAPSVIFFTTFSGLGFGLLIWLGIGMPAVTGWTAFAFFAIAYVMAVGGLLASTFHLGRPERAIKAFSQWRSSWLSREAWCAVGALVLMGLYGAGLVFLETRFALLGLIGAALSLATVFTTSMIYTQLKTIPRWNMPLTPVKFISFSIAGGALLAGQVSIAIVLLLLAGAIQLLTWMQGDKAFAASGTTMATATGLGATGSVRAFEPPHTGTNYLLREFVHVVGRKHAAKLRIISLLLMVVVPVILLMLPFSHILGVLALVSHVAGVLTARWLFFAEAEHVVGLYYGKR; encoded by the coding sequence ATGCACCCCGCCCCTTCTGTTATCTTCTTCACGACGTTCAGCGGCCTTGGCTTTGGCCTTCTGATCTGGCTGGGCATTGGCATGCCCGCTGTCACAGGCTGGACAGCTTTTGCTTTCTTTGCAATCGCTTACGTCATGGCGGTTGGCGGACTACTGGCCTCGACCTTCCACCTCGGGCGGCCGGAACGCGCGATCAAAGCCTTCAGCCAATGGCGTTCCAGCTGGCTCAGTCGTGAGGCATGGTGCGCTGTCGGCGCGCTGGTCTTGATGGGGCTCTACGGTGCCGGTCTCGTCTTTCTGGAAACCCGTTTCGCCCTGCTCGGGCTGATCGGGGCCGCCTTGTCGCTGGCAACCGTCTTTACCACTTCAATGATCTATACCCAGCTCAAAACCATACCGCGCTGGAACATGCCGCTGACACCGGTCAAGTTCATTTCGTTTTCCATCGCCGGGGGCGCATTGCTCGCCGGGCAGGTCAGCATTGCAATCGTTCTGCTCCTCCTCGCAGGTGCCATCCAGCTTTTGACATGGATGCAAGGCGACAAGGCCTTCGCCGCCTCAGGCACGACAATGGCCACCGCAACGGGCCTCGGCGCAACAGGAAGCGTGCGCGCGTTTGAACCGCCGCACACCGGCACCAACTACCTGCTGCGCGAATTCGTGCATGTGGTCGGGCGCAAACACGCGGCCAAGCTGCGCATCATTTCGCTGCTCTTGATGGTCGTCGTGCCGGTCATCCTGCTGATGCTGCCGTTTTCGCACATCCTCGGCGTTCTCGCACTTGTCTCGCATGTTGCAGGCGTTTTGACGGCCCGCTGGCTGTTCTTTGCCGAGGCGGAACACGTCGTCGGTCTCTACTACGGCAAGCGCTGA
- a CDS encoding 4Fe-4S dicluster domain-containing protein — MTTLPAKTDKKLGLVIDLDTCVGCHACVISCKGWNTENYGAPLSDQNAYGADNSGTFLNRVHSYEVQPDVGAAQLIHFPKSCLHCEDAPCVTVCPTGASYKRVEDGIVLVNESDCIGCGLCAWACPYGARELDQAEGVMKKCTLCVDRIYNENLPEEDREPACVRTCPSNARHFGDLGDPDSAVSQLVAERGGMDLMPEQGTKPVNQYLPPRPKDTLPDAGHEFDVLAPFLEPIATEPKGFLSWLDKTLEKF, encoded by the coding sequence ATGACCACTCTGCCAGCCAAAACCGACAAGAAACTCGGCCTCGTCATCGACCTTGATACCTGCGTCGGCTGCCATGCCTGTGTGATTTCCTGCAAAGGGTGGAACACGGAAAACTATGGTGCGCCCCTGTCGGATCAGAACGCCTATGGCGCGGACAACAGCGGCACCTTCCTCAACCGCGTGCATTCTTACGAGGTGCAACCGGACGTCGGTGCCGCGCAGCTGATCCATTTCCCGAAATCCTGTCTGCATTGCGAGGACGCGCCCTGCGTGACGGTCTGCCCAACCGGGGCCAGCTACAAGCGCGTCGAGGATGGCATCGTGCTGGTCAATGAAAGCGACTGCATCGGTTGTGGCTTATGCGCCTGGGCCTGTCCCTACGGCGCGCGCGAGCTGGATCAGGCCGAAGGTGTGATGAAGAAATGCACCCTCTGCGTGGACCGTATCTATAACGAAAACCTGCCCGAGGAAGACCGCGAACCTGCCTGCGTGCGCACCTGCCCGTCAAACGCCCGCCACTTCGGCGATCTGGGCGACCCGGACAGTGCCGTCAGCCAACTGGTGGCAGAACGCGGCGGCATGGATCTGATGCCCGAACAGGGCACCAAGCCCGTCAACCAATACCTGCCACCGCGCCCGAAGGATACATTGCCCGACGCAGGCCATGAATTCGATGTCCTCGCGCCCTTCCTCGAACCCATCGCCACGGAGCCGAAGGGCTTTCTCAGCTGGCTCGACAAAACGCTGGAGAAGTTCTGA
- a CDS encoding molybdopterin oxidoreductase family protein, translated as MTFQQPKVDTSPHVSDEVRKTTCYMCACRCGINVHMKDGKVAYIEGNKDHPVNQGVLCAKGSAGIMQVNAPSRLRKPLKRVGERGAGDFQEIEWDEALQIATDWLAPLRRDNPEKLAFFTGRDQSQSFTSFWAQNFGTCNYAAHGGFCSVNMAAAGIYTMGGAFWEFGQPDWDHTKLFMLFGVAEDHDSNPIKMGIGKIKKRGARVIGVNPIRTGYNAVADDWVGITPGTDGLFILSMIHCLMKAGRMDLHYLAQYTNAPVLVNNNPGGADHGLLMRDENGKELVIDRATGKPTPFDQPGVKPDLAATYEANGQTHRPVFHQMAEMYLDEQYAPENVAECCGIPAGRIRTIAAELARVAFDEAFELDHPWTDFRGEKHDKMIGRPVSFHSMRGISAHANGFQTCRALHTLQIILGTVEVPGGFRFKPPYPKPATAHPKPHCKVTPDAPLDGPHLGFVHGPEDLALKDDGTPARIDKAFTWENPMSSHGLMHMVISNAHAGDPYKIDVLFMYMANMSWNSSMNTRGVIDMLTDKDENGDYVIPRIIYSDAYSSEMVAYADLILPDTTYLERHDCISLLDRPICEADAAADAIRWPVIEPDRDVIGFQSMLCTLGAKLGLPGFVNEDGSQKYADYGDYIVNHERKPGIGPLAGWRGGDGTSVGRGESNPNQLDRYIENGGFFVEHIPAGANYYKPWNTAYQDWAVGMGLYDSPQPYLFSLYSEPMRKFQLAAEGHGARQPPDHLRAQYAEKMSPLPIWYSCAAENKADDFPVTALTQRPMAMYHSWGSQNAWLRQLHGHNPLYVPTKLMRENGLSDGDWAKVTSPHGEITVPVLEMAALNENTIWTWNAIGKRKGAWALEENAPEATRGFLLNHLIHELLPPRGDGLRWANSDPITGQAAWFDLKVRIEKAAAPVEAQPALDPIKSPVGTGPKNVTWKVGK; from the coding sequence ATGACATTTCAGCAACCCAAGGTCGATACATCACCCCACGTCTCTGACGAGGTCCGCAAGACCACCTGCTACATGTGCGCCTGCCGCTGCGGCATCAACGTCCACATGAAAGACGGCAAGGTCGCCTATATCGAAGGCAACAAGGACCACCCGGTCAATCAGGGCGTCCTGTGTGCCAAAGGCTCGGCAGGGATCATGCAGGTCAACGCGCCGTCCCGGCTGCGCAAACCACTGAAACGGGTCGGCGAACGCGGTGCGGGCGACTTTCAGGAAATCGAATGGGACGAGGCGCTGCAAATCGCCACCGACTGGCTGGCACCGCTGCGCCGCGACAACCCCGAAAAGCTTGCGTTTTTCACCGGGCGTGACCAGTCGCAGTCCTTCACCAGCTTCTGGGCGCAAAACTTCGGCACCTGCAATTACGCAGCCCACGGCGGCTTTTGCTCGGTCAATATGGCCGCGGCGGGCATCTATACCATGGGCGGTGCCTTCTGGGAATTCGGCCAGCCGGACTGGGACCACACCAAACTCTTCATGCTCTTTGGCGTGGCCGAGGATCACGACAGCAACCCGATCAAGATGGGGATCGGCAAGATCAAGAAACGCGGCGCGCGCGTCATTGGCGTCAACCCGATCCGCACGGGCTATAATGCCGTTGCCGACGATTGGGTGGGCATCACGCCGGGCACGGATGGCCTGTTCATCCTCTCGATGATCCACTGCCTGATGAAAGCGGGCCGGATGGATCTGCACTACCTTGCGCAATACACCAATGCGCCGGTGCTCGTGAACAACAACCCCGGCGGGGCTGACCACGGCCTGCTGATGCGCGACGAGAACGGCAAGGAACTGGTGATCGACCGCGCCACCGGCAAGCCGACGCCTTTCGATCAACCCGGCGTCAAACCCGACCTCGCCGCGACCTACGAGGCCAATGGCCAAACCCACCGCCCCGTCTTTCACCAGATGGCGGAGATGTATCTCGATGAACAATACGCCCCTGAAAATGTCGCCGAGTGCTGTGGCATTCCAGCCGGGCGCATTCGCACCATCGCCGCCGAACTGGCCCGTGTCGCCTTTGACGAAGCCTTCGAGCTTGACCACCCATGGACCGATTTCCGGGGCGAGAAACACGACAAGATGATCGGGCGGCCTGTGTCCTTTCACTCCATGCGCGGCATCTCCGCCCATGCCAATGGCTTTCAGACCTGCCGCGCGCTCCACACCCTGCAGATTATCCTCGGCACCGTCGAAGTGCCCGGCGGTTTCCGCTTCAAGCCGCCCTATCCGAAACCGGCCACCGCACACCCCAAGCCCCACTGCAAGGTGACACCGGACGCACCGCTCGATGGCCCGCATCTGGGGTTTGTGCACGGCCCCGAAGATCTGGCGCTGAAAGACGATGGCACCCCGGCCCGCATCGACAAGGCCTTCACCTGGGAAAACCCAATGTCCTCGCACGGGTTGATGCATATGGTCATCTCCAACGCCCACGCGGGGGATCCTTACAAGATCGACGTGCTCTTCATGTATATGGCGAACATGTCGTGGAACTCCTCGATGAACACGCGCGGCGTGATCGACATGCTGACCGACAAGGACGAAAACGGCGACTATGTGATCCCCAGGATCATCTATTCCGATGCCTATTCTTCGGAAATGGTCGCCTATGCCGATCTGATCCTGCCCGACACCACCTATCTGGAACGTCACGACTGTATCTCGCTGCTGGATCGCCCGATCTGCGAAGCGGATGCGGCGGCCGATGCGATCCGCTGGCCCGTGATCGAACCTGACCGCGACGTGATCGGGTTTCAATCCATGCTCTGCACCCTTGGTGCCAAACTGGGACTGCCCGGTTTTGTGAACGAAGACGGCAGCCAGAAATACGCCGATTATGGCGACTATATCGTCAACCATGAACGCAAACCGGGGATCGGGCCTCTTGCGGGTTGGCGGGGGGGCGATGGCACGTCCGTAGGACGGGGCGAGTCCAACCCCAACCAGCTCGACCGCTATATCGAAAACGGCGGCTTTTTTGTCGAACACATCCCCGCCGGGGCCAATTACTACAAACCGTGGAATACCGCCTATCAGGACTGGGCCGTGGGCATGGGCCTTTATGACAGCCCTCAACCCTACCTCTTCTCGCTCTACTCGGAACCGATGCGCAAATTCCAACTGGCCGCCGAAGGTCATGGCGCGCGTCAGCCGCCCGATCACCTGCGCGCCCAATATGCGGAAAAAATGTCACCGCTGCCGATCTGGTATTCCTGCGCGGCAGAGAACAAGGCGGATGACTTCCCGGTTACGGCCCTCACGCAGCGCCCGATGGCCATGTATCATTCCTGGGGCTCGCAAAACGCGTGGCTGCGGCAGTTGCACGGGCATAACCCGCTCTATGTCCCCACCAAACTGATGCGCGAAAACGGTCTGTCCGATGGTGACTGGGCCAAAGTGACCTCCCCTCACGGAGAGATCACCGTGCCGGTGCTGGAAATGGCCGCGCTGAATGAAAACACGATCTGGACATGGAACGCGATCGGCAAGCGCAAGGGCGCATGGGCGCTTGAGGAAAACGCGCCCGAGGCCACCCGTGGATTCCTGCTGAACCACCTGATCCACGAATTGCTGCCACCCAGGGGCGATGGCCTTCGCTGGGCCAACTCCGATCCGATCACGGGGCAGGCCGCGTGGTTTGACCTCAAGGTCCGGATCGAAAAAGCCGCCGCACCGGTTGAGGCACAACCCGCCCTTGATCCGATCAAGTCTCCGGTTGGCACAGGTCCCAAGAATGTAACGTGGAAGGTAGGTAAATGA
- the xsc gene encoding sulfoacetaldehyde acetyltransferase translates to MKMTTEEAFVKTLQAHGIEHAFGIIGSAMMPISDIFPDAGIKFWDCAHEGSAGMMSDGYTRATGKVSMMIAQNGPGITNFVTAVKTAYWNHTPLLLVTPQAANKTIGQGGFQEVEQMKLFEDMVAYQEEVRDPTRVAEVLTRVIAKAKRLSGPAQINIPRDFWTQVVDIEIPDPIEFEASPGGENSVAQAAEMLSNAKNPVILNGAGVVLSKGGIDASRLLAERLDAPVCVGYQHNDAFPGNHPLFAGPLGYNGSKAGMQLIKEADVVLCLGTRLNPFSTLPGYGIDYWPADAKIIQVDINPDRIGLTKKVSVGIVGDAAKVAKGILSQLSDTAGDEGREARKAHIAQTKSAWAQELTSLTHEQDDPGTDWNVRARAAKPDWMSPRMAWRAIQSALPVEAIISSDIGNNCAIGNAYPAFEEGRKYLAPGLFGPCGYGLPAIVGAKIGQPHVPVVGFAGDGAFGIAVNELTAIGRGEWPAITQIVFRNYQWGAEKRNSTLWFEDNFVGTELDEEVSYAGIANACGLKGVVARTQEELTDALNEAIKDQMENGITTLIEAMINQELGDPFRRDAMKKPVQVAGISKSDMRPQTV, encoded by the coding sequence ATGAAAATGACCACTGAAGAAGCCTTTGTAAAAACCCTGCAAGCGCATGGTATCGAACACGCCTTCGGGATTATCGGCTCGGCCATGATGCCGATCTCCGACATTTTCCCCGATGCGGGCATCAAATTCTGGGACTGCGCGCATGAAGGTTCCGCAGGCATGATGTCTGACGGTTACACCCGCGCCACCGGCAAAGTGTCGATGATGATCGCGCAGAACGGCCCCGGCATCACCAATTTCGTGACCGCCGTCAAAACCGCCTACTGGAACCACACGCCGCTTCTGCTCGTGACGCCGCAAGCCGCGAACAAGACCATCGGTCAGGGCGGTTTTCAGGAAGTCGAACAGATGAAACTCTTCGAGGACATGGTCGCTTATCAGGAAGAGGTGCGCGACCCGACCCGTGTGGCCGAGGTCCTGACCCGCGTGATTGCCAAGGCAAAACGCCTCAGCGGCCCGGCGCAGATCAACATCCCGCGTGATTTCTGGACGCAGGTGGTCGACATCGAAATCCCCGACCCGATTGAATTCGAAGCCTCCCCGGGCGGTGAAAACTCCGTTGCGCAAGCCGCCGAGATGCTCTCCAACGCCAAGAATCCGGTGATCCTGAACGGGGCGGGCGTGGTCCTGTCAAAAGGCGGCATCGACGCCTCCCGCCTTCTGGCAGAACGTCTGGATGCCCCCGTCTGCGTGGGCTATCAGCACAATGACGCCTTTCCCGGCAACCATCCGCTCTTTGCCGGACCACTTGGATACAACGGTTCCAAAGCGGGCATGCAGCTGATCAAGGAAGCCGACGTGGTTCTGTGCCTCGGCACGCGTCTCAACCCGTTTTCGACCCTGCCCGGCTATGGCATCGACTATTGGCCCGCAGATGCGAAAATCATTCAGGTGGACATCAACCCCGACCGGATCGGCCTGACCAAGAAGGTCTCGGTCGGGATCGTCGGCGATGCAGCAAAGGTGGCCAAGGGGATCCTGTCGCAGCTCTCGGACACCGCAGGCGACGAGGGCCGCGAGGCGCGCAAAGCCCATATCGCCCAGACAAAATCCGCATGGGCGCAGGAGTTGACCTCGCTCACCCACGAGCAGGACGATCCGGGCACCGACTGGAACGTGCGCGCACGCGCGGCCAAGCCTGACTGGATGAGCCCCCGCATGGCGTGGCGCGCAATCCAGAGCGCGCTGCCGGTGGAGGCGATCATTTCATCCGACATCGGCAACAACTGCGCCATCGGCAACGCCTACCCGGCCTTCGAAGAGGGGCGCAAGTATCTCGCGCCGGGTCTCTTCGGTCCCTGCGGCTACGGCCTGCCCGCCATTGTCGGCGCCAAGATCGGTCAGCCCCATGTGCCGGTTGTGGGTTTCGCAGGTGACGGGGCCTTTGGCATCGCCGTCAACGAATTGACCGCCATCGGCCGTGGTGAGTGGCCCGCGATCACGCAGATCGTGTTCCGCAACTACCAGTGGGGCGCTGAAAAGCGCAACTCGACCCTGTGGTTCGAAGACAACTTCGTCGGCACCGAGCTTGACGAGGAAGTCTCCTACGCTGGCATCGCCAATGCGTGCGGCCTCAAAGGCGTCGTCGCCCGCACGCAGGAGGAACTGACAGATGCCCTCAACGAGGCGATCAAGGACCAGATGGAAAACGGCATCACCACGCTGATCGAGGCCATGATCAATCAGGAACTCGGCGATCCCTTCCGCCGCGACGCGATGAAAAAGCCTGTTCAGGTTGCTGGGATCAGCAAATCCGACATGCGTCCACAGACTGTCTGA
- a CDS encoding PLP-dependent aminotransferase family protein, producing MALPVETFFLHPDAQGTLQSQIQQMIAQGILSGRFQRAEKLPSTRRLAAHLGVSRITVTIAYTELLANDYLVSRGRSGYYVSDNAPVPPAFAPGPTRTDAVDWTRAIGQRFSGGDTVRKPPDWESYRFPFIYGQADPALFDHANWRLCALKALGQKDFTALTTDYYDQDDPQLIEFIARHTLPRRGIAARPEQVLITLGAQNALWLTTQVLLTQRRRAALEDPCYHALRDILSQSRCHVTPVRLDADGLPPDAIPPDADVIFTTPSHQCPTTGTMPMARRHDLLKRAAEMDAIIVEDDYEFEMSFLKSPSPALKSLDADGRVIYVGSFSKSLFPGLRLGYLVGSEPFIREARALRASVLRHPPGHIQRTAAYFLSLGHHDALIRRMGATLHERRQVMSDAIAQNRLQIAGQGAHGGSSFWMRAPENIDTQDLARRLRARDVLIEPGHSFFAGAAQPRNFYRLAYSSIPASRILQGVSRVAEEINTLSNLALNG from the coding sequence ATGGCGCTTCCCGTCGAAACGTTCTTTCTGCACCCTGACGCACAGGGCACGCTGCAATCGCAGATCCAGCAGATGATCGCGCAGGGAATCCTGTCCGGGCGGTTCCAGAGGGCTGAAAAACTGCCCTCAACGCGCAGGCTGGCCGCGCATCTGGGCGTCAGCCGGATTACCGTGACAATCGCCTATACCGAACTTCTGGCCAATGATTACCTGGTCTCGCGCGGTCGCTCGGGCTACTACGTCTCGGACAACGCGCCGGTCCCGCCCGCCTTTGCCCCCGGGCCCACCAGAACCGATGCGGTGGACTGGACCCGCGCAATCGGCCAGCGGTTTTCCGGCGGGGACACCGTGCGCAAGCCCCCGGACTGGGAATCCTATCGCTTCCCCTTCATCTACGGGCAGGCGGATCCCGCGCTCTTTGATCATGCAAACTGGCGGCTATGCGCCCTCAAGGCGCTGGGGCAAAAGGATTTCACCGCCCTGACCACCGATTACTATGACCAGGACGATCCGCAGCTGATCGAATTCATCGCCCGCCACACCCTGCCCCGGCGCGGGATTGCCGCCCGCCCCGAACAGGTGCTGATCACGCTTGGCGCGCAGAACGCGCTCTGGCTCACCACGCAGGTGTTGCTGACACAGCGGCGGCGCGCCGCCCTGGAAGACCCTTGTTATCATGCCCTTAGGGATATCCTGTCACAGTCGCGCTGCCATGTGACTCCTGTGCGCCTTGATGCCGACGGCTTGCCCCCCGATGCCATTCCGCCGGATGCGGATGTGATCTTCACAACCCCCAGCCACCAGTGTCCGACCACCGGCACGATGCCCATGGCGCGCCGCCATGACCTGCTGAAACGCGCCGCAGAGATGGATGCGATCATCGTCGAGGATGACTACGAATTCGAAATGTCCTTCCTGAAAAGCCCCTCGCCCGCGCTCAAGAGCCTGGATGCAGACGGGCGCGTCATCTATGTCGGCAGCTTTTCGAAATCCCTGTTTCCCGGCCTGCGTCTGGGATATCTCGTTGGCTCCGAACCCTTTATCCGCGAAGCGCGCGCGCTCAGGGCTTCCGTGCTGCGCCACCCGCCCGGCCATATACAGCGCACCGCCGCCTATTTCCTGTCGCTCGGCCATCATGATGCGCTGATCCGGCGCATGGGCGCCACGCTGCACGAACGCCGGCAGGTGATGAGCGACGCGATCGCACAGAACAGGCTTCAGATCGCAGGGCAAGGCGCGCATGGCGGCTCCTCTTTCTGGATGCGCGCGCCCGAAAACATCGACACGCAGGACCTTGCCCGCAGGCTGCGCGCCCGCGATGTGCTGATCGAACCGGGGCATTCGTTTTTCGCCGGGGCGGCGCAGCCCCGAAACTTTTACCGGCTGGCCTATTCGTCCATTCCCGCAAGCCGAATACTGCAGGGCGTCAGCCGGGTTGCCGAAGAAATCAACACCTTGTCAAATCTGGCATTAAATGGCTGA